One genomic region from Bubalus bubalis isolate 160015118507 breed Murrah chromosome 12, NDDB_SH_1, whole genome shotgun sequence encodes:
- the ZDHHC12 gene encoding palmitoyltransferase ZDHHC12 isoform X1, giving the protein MAPWALLTPGVLVRTGHTVLTWGITLVLFLHDTALRQWEEQGELLLPLTFLLLVLASLLLYLTVSLMDPGYVNALPQPQEEAKEEQTAMVPQAIPLRRCRYCTVLQPLRARHCRECRRCVRRYDHHCPWMENCVGERNHPLFVAYLALQLVVLLWALYLAWSGLRFFQPWGLWLRSSGLLFATFLLLSLFSLVAGLLLASHLYLVASNTTTWEFISSHRIAYLRQRPGNPFDRGLTRNLAHFFCGWPSGSWETLWAEDEEEEGSSQAV; this is encoded by the exons ATGGCGCCCTGGGCGCTCCTCACCCCTGGGGTCCTGGTGCGGACCGGGCATACTGTGCTGACCTGGGGGATCACGTTGGTACTCTTCCTGCATGATACCG CACTTCGGCAGTGGGAAGAGCAGGGGGAGCTGCTCCTGCCCCTCACCTTCCTGCTGCTCGTGCTGGCCTCCCTGCTGCTTTACCTGACCGTGTCACTCATGGACCCGGGCTACGTGAATGCCCTGCCTCAGCCCCAG GAGGAGGCCAAGGAAGAGCAGACAGCCATGGTTCCTCAGGCCATCCCCCTTCGGCGCTGCAGATACTGCACGGTGCTG CAACCCCTGCGGGCTCGGCACTGCCGTGAGTGCCGCCGCTGTGTCCGCCGCTATGACCACCACTGCCCCTGGATGGAGAACTGTGTGGGCGAGCGCAACCACCCGCTCTTCGTGGCCTACCTGGCGCTGCAACTGGTGGTGCTTCTGTGGGCCCTGTACCTGGCatg GTCTGGCCtccgcttcttccagccctggggGCTCTGGCTGCGGTCCAGCGGGCTCCTGTTCGCCACCTTCCTGCTGTTGTCGCTCTTCTCCCTGGTGGCCGGCCTGCTCCTGGCCTCGCACCTCTACCTGGTGGCCAGCAACACCACCACCTGGGAGTTCATCTCCTCCCACCGCATCGCCTACCTCCGCCAGCGCCCTGGCAACCCCTTCGACCGTGGCCTGACCCGCAACCTGGCCCACTTCTTCTGTGGATGGCCCTCGGGGTCCTGGGAGACCCTCTGGGCcgaggatgaggaggaggaaggcagtAGCCAAGCTGTTTAG
- the ZDHHC12 gene encoding palmitoyltransferase ZDHHC12 isoform X2, with amino-acid sequence MAPWALLTPGVLVRTGHTVLTWGITLVLFLHDTALRQWEEQGELLLPLTFLLLVLASLLLYLTVSLMDPGYVNALPQPQEEAKEEQTAMVPQAIPLRRCRYCTVLQPLRARHCRECRRCVRRYDHHCPWMENCVGERNHPLFVAYLALQLVVLLWALYLACPGGSGCGPAGSCSPPSCCCRSSPWWPACSWPRTSTWWPATPPPGSSSPPTASPTSASALATPSTVA; translated from the exons ATGGCGCCCTGGGCGCTCCTCACCCCTGGGGTCCTGGTGCGGACCGGGCATACTGTGCTGACCTGGGGGATCACGTTGGTACTCTTCCTGCATGATACCG CACTTCGGCAGTGGGAAGAGCAGGGGGAGCTGCTCCTGCCCCTCACCTTCCTGCTGCTCGTGCTGGCCTCCCTGCTGCTTTACCTGACCGTGTCACTCATGGACCCGGGCTACGTGAATGCCCTGCCTCAGCCCCAG GAGGAGGCCAAGGAAGAGCAGACAGCCATGGTTCCTCAGGCCATCCCCCTTCGGCGCTGCAGATACTGCACGGTGCTG CAACCCCTGCGGGCTCGGCACTGCCGTGAGTGCCGCCGCTGTGTCCGCCGCTATGACCACCACTGCCCCTGGATGGAGAACTGTGTGGGCGAGCGCAACCACCCGCTCTTCGTGGCCTACCTGGCGCTGCAACTGGTGGTGCTTCTGTGGGCCCTGTACCTGGCatg ccctggggGCTCTGGCTGCGGTCCAGCGGGCTCCTGTTCGCCACCTTCCTGCTGTTGTCGCTCTTCTCCCTGGTGGCCGGCCTGCTCCTGGCCTCGCACCTCTACCTGGTGGCCAGCAACACCACCACCTGGGAGTTCATCTCCTCCCACCGCATCGCCTACCTCCGCCAGCGCCCTGGCAACCCCTTCGACCGTGGCCTGA
- the ZER1 gene encoding protein zer-1 homolog isoform X2, with protein sequence MASDTPESLMALCTDFCLRNLDGTLGCLLDKETLRLHPDIFLPSEICDRLVNEYVELVNAACNFEPHESFFSLFSDPRSTRLTRIHLREDLVQDQDLEAIRKQDLVELYLTNCEKLSAKSLQTLRSFSHTLVSLSLFGCANIFYEEENPGGCEDECLVNPTCQVLVKDFTFEGFSRLRFLNLGRMIDGVPVESLLRPLNSLAALDLSGIQTSDAAFLTQWKDSLVSLVLYNMDLSDDHIRVIVQLHKLRHLDISRDRLSSYYKFKLTRKVLSLFVQKLGNLMSLDISGHMILENCSISKMDEEAGQTSIEPSKSSIMPFRALKRPLQFLGLFETSLCRLTHIPAYKVSGDKNEEQVLNAIEAYTEHRPEITSRAINLLFDIARIERCNQLLRALKLVITALKCHKYDKNIQVTGSAALFYLTNSEYRSEQSVKLRRQVIQVVLNGMESYQEVQRNCCLTLCNFSIPEELEFQYRRVNELLLSILNPTRQDESIQRIAVHLCNALVCQVDNDHKEAVGKMGFVVTMLKLIQKKLLDKICDQVMEFSWSALWNITDETPDNCEMFLNFNGMKLFLDCLKEFPEKQELHRNMLGLLGNVAEVKELRPQLMTSQFISVFSNLLESKADGIEVSYNACGVLSHIMFDGPEAWGICEPQREEVEERMWAAIQSWDINSRRNINYRSFEPILRLLPQGISPVSQHWATWALYNLVSVYPDKYCPLLIKEGGMPLLRDMIKMATARQETKEMARKVIEHCSNFKEENMDTSR encoded by the exons CGACCCCCGCAGCACCCGCCTCACCCGCATCCACCTCCGTGAGGACCTGGTGCAAGACCAGGACTTGGAGGCCATTCGCAAGCAG GACCTGGTGGAGCTGTACCTGACCAACTGTGAGAAGCTGTCCGCCAAGAGCCTGCAGACTCTAAGGAGCTTCAGCCACACCCTGGTATCCCTGAGCCTCTTCGGCTGCGCCAACATCTTCTACGAGGAGGAGAACCCCGGGGGCTGTGAAGACGAGTGCCTTGTCAACCCCACCTGCCAGGTGCTGGTCAAGGACTTCACCTTCGAGGGCTTCAGCCGCCTGCGCTTCCTCAACCTGGGCCGCATGATCGACGGGGTCCCCGTGGAGTCCCTGCTGCGGCCCCTCAACTCACTGGCTGCCTTGGACCTCTCGGGCATCCAGACGAGCGATGCGGCCTTCCTCACCCAGTGGAAAGACAGCCTGGTGTCCCTCGTGCTCTACAACATGGACCTGTCGGACGACCACATCCGCGTCATTGTCCAGCTGCACAAGCTGCG ACACCTGGACATCTCCCGAGACCGCCTCTCCAGCTACTACAAGTTCAAGCTGACTCGCAAGGTGCTGAGCCTCTTCGTGCAGAAGCTGGGGAACCTGATGTCCTTGGACATCTCCGGCCACATGATCCTGGAGAACTGCAGCATCTCCAAGATGGACGAGGAAGCAGGACAGACCAG CATCGAGCCTTCCAAGAGCAGCATCATGCCTTTCCGGGCCCTGAAGAGGCCACTGCAGTTCCTTGGGCTCTTCGAGACCTCCCTGTGCCGCCTGACACACATTCCGGCCTACAAA GTGAGTGGTGACAAAAACGAGGAGCAGGTGCTGAATGCCATCGAGGCCTACACGGAGCACCGGCCGGAGATCACCTCACGGGCCATCAACCTGCTTTTCGACATCGCACGCATCGAACGCTGCAACCAACTTCTGCGGGCCCTGAAG CTGGTCATCACGGCCCTCAAGTGCCACAAGTATGACAAGAACATCCAGGTGACCGGCAGCGCCGCCCTTTTCTACCTGACCAATTCTGAGTACCGCTCAGAGCAGAGCGTCAAGCTGCGCCGGCAGGTCATCCAGGTGGTGCTGAATGGCATGGAATCCTACCAGGAG GTCCAGCGGAACTGCTGCCTGACGCTCTGCAACTTCAGCATCCCGGAGGAGCTGGAGTTCCAGTACCGCCGCGTCAACGAGCTCCTGCTCAGCATCCTCAACCCCACGCGGCAGGATGAGTCGATCCAGCGCATCGCCGTGCACCTGTGCAACGCCCTGGTCTGCCAGGTGGACAACGACCACAAGGAGGCCGTGGGCAAGATGGGCTTTGTTGTG ACCATGCTGAAGCTGATTCAGAAGAAGCTGCTGGACAAGATA TGCGACCAGGTGATGGAGTTCTCCTGGAGCGCCCTGTGGAACATCACAGACGAGACGCCCGACAACTGTGAGATGTTCCTCAACTTCAACGGCATGAAGCTGTTCCTGGACTGCCTGAAG GAGTTCCCGGAGAAGCAGGAGCTGCATCGGAATATGCTGGGACTCTTGGGGAATGTGGCAGAGGTGAAGGAGCTACGGCCCCAGCTAATGACATCCCAGTTCATCAGTGTCTTCAG CAACCTGCTGGAGAGCAAGGCAGATGGAATTGAGGTTTCCTACAACGCCTGCGGCGTCCTCTCCCACATCATGTTTGATGGGCCCGAAGCCTGGGGCATCTGTGAACCCCAgcgggaggaggtggaggagcgCATGTGGGCAGCCATCCAGAGCTGGGACATCAACTCACGGAGAAACATCAATTACAG GTCATTTGAGCCAATTCTCCGcctccttccccagggcatctcGCCTGTCAGCCAGcactgggccacctgggcccTCTACAACCTGGTGTCTGTCTACC CGGACAAGTACTGCCCTCTGCTGATCAAAGAAGGTGGGATGCCCCTCCTGAGGGACATGATCAAGATGGCGACCGCACGGCAGGAGACCAAGGAAATGGCCCG CAAGGTTATTGAGCACTGCAGTAACTTTAAAGAGGAGAACATGGACACGTCCAGATAA
- the ZER1 gene encoding protein zer-1 homolog isoform X1, which yields MASDTPESLMALCTDFCLRNLDGTLGCLLDKETLRLHPDIFLPSEICDRLVNEYVELVNAACNFEPHESFFSLFSDPRSTRLTRIHLREDLVQDQDLEAIRKQDLVELYLTNCEKLSAKSLQTLRSFSHTLVSLSLFGCANIFYEEENPGGCEDECLVNPTCQVLVKDFTFEGFSRLRFLNLGRMIDGVPVESLLRPLNSLAALDLSGIQTSDAAFLTQWKDSLVSLVLYNMDLSDDHIRVIVQLHKLRHLDISRDRLSSYYKFKLTRKVLSLFVQKLGNLMSLDISGHMILENCSISKMDEEAGQTSIEPSKSSIMPFRALKRPLQFLGLFETSLCRLTHIPAYKVSGDKNEEQVLNAIEAYTEHRPEITSRAINLLFDIARIERCNQLLRALKLVITALKCHKYDKNIQVTGSAALFYLTNSEYRSEQSVKLRRQVIQVVLNGMESYQEVTVQRNCCLTLCNFSIPEELEFQYRRVNELLLSILNPTRQDESIQRIAVHLCNALVCQVDNDHKEAVGKMGFVVTMLKLIQKKLLDKICDQVMEFSWSALWNITDETPDNCEMFLNFNGMKLFLDCLKEFPEKQELHRNMLGLLGNVAEVKELRPQLMTSQFISVFSNLLESKADGIEVSYNACGVLSHIMFDGPEAWGICEPQREEVEERMWAAIQSWDINSRRNINYRSFEPILRLLPQGISPVSQHWATWALYNLVSVYPDKYCPLLIKEGGMPLLRDMIKMATARQETKEMARKVIEHCSNFKEENMDTSR from the exons CGACCCCCGCAGCACCCGCCTCACCCGCATCCACCTCCGTGAGGACCTGGTGCAAGACCAGGACTTGGAGGCCATTCGCAAGCAG GACCTGGTGGAGCTGTACCTGACCAACTGTGAGAAGCTGTCCGCCAAGAGCCTGCAGACTCTAAGGAGCTTCAGCCACACCCTGGTATCCCTGAGCCTCTTCGGCTGCGCCAACATCTTCTACGAGGAGGAGAACCCCGGGGGCTGTGAAGACGAGTGCCTTGTCAACCCCACCTGCCAGGTGCTGGTCAAGGACTTCACCTTCGAGGGCTTCAGCCGCCTGCGCTTCCTCAACCTGGGCCGCATGATCGACGGGGTCCCCGTGGAGTCCCTGCTGCGGCCCCTCAACTCACTGGCTGCCTTGGACCTCTCGGGCATCCAGACGAGCGATGCGGCCTTCCTCACCCAGTGGAAAGACAGCCTGGTGTCCCTCGTGCTCTACAACATGGACCTGTCGGACGACCACATCCGCGTCATTGTCCAGCTGCACAAGCTGCG ACACCTGGACATCTCCCGAGACCGCCTCTCCAGCTACTACAAGTTCAAGCTGACTCGCAAGGTGCTGAGCCTCTTCGTGCAGAAGCTGGGGAACCTGATGTCCTTGGACATCTCCGGCCACATGATCCTGGAGAACTGCAGCATCTCCAAGATGGACGAGGAAGCAGGACAGACCAG CATCGAGCCTTCCAAGAGCAGCATCATGCCTTTCCGGGCCCTGAAGAGGCCACTGCAGTTCCTTGGGCTCTTCGAGACCTCCCTGTGCCGCCTGACACACATTCCGGCCTACAAA GTGAGTGGTGACAAAAACGAGGAGCAGGTGCTGAATGCCATCGAGGCCTACACGGAGCACCGGCCGGAGATCACCTCACGGGCCATCAACCTGCTTTTCGACATCGCACGCATCGAACGCTGCAACCAACTTCTGCGGGCCCTGAAG CTGGTCATCACGGCCCTCAAGTGCCACAAGTATGACAAGAACATCCAGGTGACCGGCAGCGCCGCCCTTTTCTACCTGACCAATTCTGAGTACCGCTCAGAGCAGAGCGTCAAGCTGCGCCGGCAGGTCATCCAGGTGGTGCTGAATGGCATGGAATCCTACCAGGAGGTGACG GTCCAGCGGAACTGCTGCCTGACGCTCTGCAACTTCAGCATCCCGGAGGAGCTGGAGTTCCAGTACCGCCGCGTCAACGAGCTCCTGCTCAGCATCCTCAACCCCACGCGGCAGGATGAGTCGATCCAGCGCATCGCCGTGCACCTGTGCAACGCCCTGGTCTGCCAGGTGGACAACGACCACAAGGAGGCCGTGGGCAAGATGGGCTTTGTTGTG ACCATGCTGAAGCTGATTCAGAAGAAGCTGCTGGACAAGATA TGCGACCAGGTGATGGAGTTCTCCTGGAGCGCCCTGTGGAACATCACAGACGAGACGCCCGACAACTGTGAGATGTTCCTCAACTTCAACGGCATGAAGCTGTTCCTGGACTGCCTGAAG GAGTTCCCGGAGAAGCAGGAGCTGCATCGGAATATGCTGGGACTCTTGGGGAATGTGGCAGAGGTGAAGGAGCTACGGCCCCAGCTAATGACATCCCAGTTCATCAGTGTCTTCAG CAACCTGCTGGAGAGCAAGGCAGATGGAATTGAGGTTTCCTACAACGCCTGCGGCGTCCTCTCCCACATCATGTTTGATGGGCCCGAAGCCTGGGGCATCTGTGAACCCCAgcgggaggaggtggaggagcgCATGTGGGCAGCCATCCAGAGCTGGGACATCAACTCACGGAGAAACATCAATTACAG GTCATTTGAGCCAATTCTCCGcctccttccccagggcatctcGCCTGTCAGCCAGcactgggccacctgggcccTCTACAACCTGGTGTCTGTCTACC CGGACAAGTACTGCCCTCTGCTGATCAAAGAAGGTGGGATGCCCCTCCTGAGGGACATGATCAAGATGGCGACCGCACGGCAGGAGACCAAGGAAATGGCCCG CAAGGTTATTGAGCACTGCAGTAACTTTAAAGAGGAGAACATGGACACGTCCAGATAA